Part of the Engraulis encrasicolus isolate BLACKSEA-1 chromosome 23, IST_EnEncr_1.0, whole genome shotgun sequence genome is shown below.
GAACAGGTCAAGCGGCCGGTAGTCTACCTGAGGGTCCAGCTGTGGTCCTGGAGGGCGCCTGGGTCGAAATGGCAACGGTGGAGGCTCCACGTCTTCACTCGTTGCATCACGCCAGAAGTCGGAGTCCTGCGGCGGTGGACCCAGGGATGCACGCTTCGCAGGACGGCTTGGCGTTGAGGCAGGGACTTGTGAGGTGCGTTTACCACTCGTAGCACCACGGCTtggtggaggagggcatggagttggagcagaGGCTTTTGAGGGGCGCTTACCACGCCTAGCACCACGACTAactggaggagggcatggagttggagcagggtggagatcacggcgcctgccactcatgcgcacactgctggcagctggaggagttggagaggcagctggaggagttggagaggcagctggaggagttggagaggcagctgggtgtggggcagttgaagtcccttccaaagggtcatcagatgtgttcccatcatccgagtcagatgtctcctcactgtatgaacaagaggatacacaacattaattatacttttatttagatgtaacagtttttttttaaaattacattttcatttacattacattttcaaaaaattacatttcatttaccactacattacagtgtatcctgcagtgaaacaaagacagactgaagaataaatcatggctatatattgacagtatgaattgccataacatattgtagtaaagcaggctgcaggacatgggagtgcactgacaatgaatgtgacagttcatgctttttttttttttttgcctcactgctaattgcatgtcagctgaataagttgccattatccatttagcttggctacaccaacaaaatgcaagttatagtatatttatcattacattacagttaatcatatagttgcagacataagcactttagaataaacttacaaagtaatgataaacagcattgccattcaatactgtaaatggtaaaagacatgggaaacactgacagtgaacgcatttttctttctgactgcatgatttgtgtatgtattcatgtatggaatcaatttaaatgtaataaaatgtattctcactatactgctgtctaatattcctgtcagtgtttatatctggtgcgtttgcagcgtctgtactgctggcacaattaccacatggggacaataaagttctaaactttcattcagcagcagaattatcactttcattatgcagtgacacaattatgcctttcacgatacagtgacaaaatgatcacttacaaatcgaggacgacatctatgccgtcctcaaacgcctgaagcgctgagtcggtgctgtcagcttcggacaccgcatcatcctctgtctcattcccgccgtcatcaaaaagttgagcgtggatttcggccaaagtataccgcttcctaccgcgtccatccatgatgtcttcacaacactcgactcacagaaagcacagactactcacactcacaggcaacacacacttttAGGGAGTACAAACCCGAAATTGCTGACGAGAAATGCTGCTCTACGATGCGTAAAGCAAGCAGAGTAGGCGGCAACTCCAATGTTGTTGTGACAACCAAAACCATGCGGCAGATACGCATGCCGTGAGAAACGTGAGGGATTCACCAATCGGGATGAATGACCAACCTACATTGTCAGAAGAAAGCATACTATTGGCTGAATTAGATGTCACTCAAGTTTGGGTGAGCGTTTGTGACCTCTCAGCCTATCTTGTCAACTACCAAAATAAAGGTTCACTACGAGACGCATACAAGAATGCTGTGCTTAGGTGAAACAGACGTCTGCCTCTCCGTACACGTTGCTCCACGccaaaaaatagctctggaatattacaggggacatcgtcagcttttgattcatgtgtaacaatagatgacaacttgaagaaatgtggtgaaaacatgtcagagaagatgatgcagcaaagtggatgtacacaaggcaccattcttagcgtcacatcgatcaagcaaataaacatcgttttggactatggaagcatactggatggcttattggcacagtttgaaggttggtgacttta
Proteins encoded:
- the LOC134439964 gene encoding WW domain-binding protein 11-like, which gives rise to MDGRGRKRYTLAEIHAQLFDDGGNETEDDAVSEADSTDSALQAFEDGIDVVLDFEETSDSDDGNTSDDPLEGTSTAPHPAASPTPPAASPTPPAASPTPPAASSVRMSGRRRDLHPAPTPCPPPVSRGARRGKRPSKASAPTPCPPPPSRGATSGKRTSQVPASTPSRPAKRASLGPPPQDSDFWRDATSEDVEPPPLPFRPRRPPGPQLDPQVDYRPLDLFLLFFSKDVVRTLCRHTNLHAAKRAAQGRKRKWVDIEPEEMYRFIGLVIYKGLMKLPEMRDGWRKDRLHSFPFPASVMPGYRYEVIFSTLHMSDPAVDAANDQLKGQPGHDGLCRLRPLHDDLLTACRAYFHPLQNLSVDERMVLANGALDKSIPRD